The proteins below come from a single Streptomyces sp. B3I8 genomic window:
- a CDS encoding glycine hydroxymethyltransferase, producing MSEQPPLSTETTAFRSALDVIRAVEPRIADAIGQEVADQREMLKLIASENYASPATLLAMGNWFSDKYAEGTVGRRFYAGCRNVDTVESLAAEHARELFGARHAYVQPHSGIDANLVAFWAVLADRVEAPFLAKTGVRQINDLSEADWAELRQAFGNQRMLGMSLDAGGHLTHGFRPNISGKMFDQRSYGTDPVTGLIDYEALRAQAREFKPLILVAGYSAYPRLVNFRIMREIADEVGATLMVDMAHFAGLVAGKVLTGDFDPVPHAQIVTTTTHKSLRGPRGGMVLCDDSLKDQVDRGCPMVLGGPLPHVMAAKAVALAEARQPSFQDYARRIVDNARALAEGLMKRGATLVTGGTDNHLNLIDVASSYGLTGRQAEQALLDSGIVTNRNAIPADPNGAWYTSGIRVGTPALTTRGLGIAEMDEIAALIDRVLTATEPGTTAKGAPSKAQHVLDPKIAEESAHRATALVSGFPLYPEVDLT from the coding sequence ATGTCAGAGCAGCCGCCCCTGTCCACCGAGACCACCGCCTTCCGCAGTGCCCTCGACGTGATCCGCGCCGTGGAGCCCCGCATCGCCGACGCCATCGGCCAGGAGGTCGCCGACCAGCGCGAGATGCTCAAGCTGATCGCGTCCGAGAACTACGCCTCCCCGGCCACGCTGCTGGCCATGGGCAACTGGTTCAGCGACAAGTACGCCGAGGGCACGGTCGGCCGCCGCTTCTACGCCGGCTGCCGCAACGTCGACACCGTCGAGTCGCTCGCCGCCGAACACGCCCGCGAACTGTTCGGCGCCCGGCACGCCTACGTCCAGCCGCACTCCGGCATCGACGCCAACCTCGTCGCCTTCTGGGCCGTCCTCGCCGACCGCGTCGAGGCGCCGTTCCTGGCGAAGACCGGTGTCCGTCAGATCAACGACCTCTCCGAGGCCGACTGGGCCGAGCTGCGCCAGGCCTTCGGCAACCAGCGCATGCTCGGCATGTCCCTGGACGCCGGCGGTCACCTCACCCACGGCTTCCGCCCGAACATCTCCGGCAAGATGTTCGACCAGCGCTCCTACGGCACCGACCCCGTCACCGGCCTCATCGACTACGAGGCCCTGCGCGCGCAGGCCCGCGAGTTCAAGCCGCTGATCCTCGTCGCGGGCTACTCGGCGTACCCGCGCCTGGTGAACTTCCGGATCATGCGCGAGATCGCCGACGAGGTCGGCGCGACCCTCATGGTCGACATGGCGCACTTCGCCGGTCTCGTCGCGGGCAAGGTCCTCACCGGCGACTTCGACCCGGTGCCGCACGCCCAGATCGTGACCACGACCACGCACAAGTCGCTGCGCGGTCCGCGCGGGGGCATGGTCCTGTGCGACGACTCCCTCAAGGACCAGGTCGACCGCGGCTGCCCGATGGTGCTGGGCGGCCCGCTCCCGCACGTCATGGCCGCCAAGGCGGTCGCCCTGGCGGAGGCCCGGCAGCCGTCCTTCCAGGACTACGCGCGGCGCATCGTCGACAACGCCCGCGCGCTCGCCGAGGGCCTGATGAAGCGCGGCGCCACGCTGGTCACCGGCGGCACGGACAACCACCTCAACCTGATCGACGTCGCCTCCTCCTACGGGCTCACCGGCCGCCAGGCCGAGCAGGCGCTGCTCGACTCGGGCATCGTCACCAACCGCAACGCGATCCCCGCCGACCCGAACGGCGCGTGGTACACGTCCGGCATCCGCGTCGGCACCCCGGCGCTGACGACCCGGGGCCTGGGCATCGCGGAGATGGACGAGATCGCCGCGCTGATCGACCGTGTCCTGACGGCGACGGAGCCGGGCACGACGGCGAAGGGCGCGCCGTCGAAGGCCCAGCACGTGCTGGACCCGAAGATCGCGGAAGAATCCGCACACCGCGCGACGGCCCTGGTCTCCGGCTTCCCCCTCTACCCGGAAGTCGACCTGACCTGA
- the rocD gene encoding ornithine--oxo-acid transaminase: MSTADDLIAEADAHCARTYHPLPVVVATAEGAWMTDVEGRRFLDFLAGYSALNFGHGNRRLLDAARAQLERVTLTSRAFHHDRFAAFCAELAALCGKEMVLPMNTGAEAVETAVKTARKWGYRVKGVPAGRARIVVADGNFHGRTTTVISFSTDPEARADYGPYTPGFDIVPYGDLTALRGAVTEDTVAVLLEPIQGEAGVRVPPPGYLAGVRELTRERGALFVADEIQSGLGRTGRTFACEHEGVVPDVYVLGKALGGGIVPVSAVVADEEVLGVFRPGEHGSTFGGNPLACAVALEVLALLRTGEYQERAARLGEVLHRRLSELARGTSGTGPVTQVRGRGLWAGVDVDPAFGTGREISERLLERGVLVKETHGSTLRLAPPLVISEEDLEWGIDRFAAVLGAPRG, translated from the coding sequence GTGAGCACCGCCGACGACCTGATCGCCGAGGCCGACGCGCACTGCGCGCGCACCTACCACCCGCTGCCGGTCGTCGTCGCGACGGCGGAGGGCGCCTGGATGACGGACGTGGAGGGGCGCCGCTTCCTGGACTTCCTGGCCGGGTACTCGGCGCTCAATTTCGGCCACGGCAACCGGCGGCTGCTCGACGCCGCACGGGCCCAGCTCGAACGGGTGACGCTGACCTCGCGGGCGTTCCACCACGACCGGTTCGCCGCGTTCTGCGCCGAGCTGGCCGCGCTGTGCGGCAAGGAGATGGTGCTGCCGATGAACACGGGCGCGGAGGCGGTCGAGACGGCGGTGAAGACGGCCCGGAAGTGGGGTTACCGGGTGAAGGGGGTACCTGCGGGACGGGCGAGGATCGTCGTCGCGGACGGCAACTTCCACGGCCGTACGACGACGGTGATCAGCTTCTCCACGGACCCGGAGGCCCGCGCGGACTACGGCCCCTACACGCCCGGCTTCGACATCGTCCCGTACGGCGACCTCACCGCGCTGCGCGGTGCCGTCACCGAGGACACCGTGGCCGTCCTCCTCGAGCCGATCCAGGGCGAGGCGGGGGTGCGGGTGCCGCCGCCGGGCTATCTGGCCGGGGTGCGGGAACTGACCCGGGAGCGGGGCGCGCTGTTCGTGGCGGACGAGATCCAGTCGGGGCTCGGCCGCACCGGACGGACGTTCGCCTGTGAGCACGAGGGCGTGGTGCCGGACGTGTACGTGCTGGGCAAGGCGCTCGGTGGCGGGATCGTGCCGGTGTCGGCGGTGGTGGCCGACGAGGAGGTGCTCGGGGTGTTCCGGCCCGGCGAGCACGGCTCGACGTTCGGCGGCAATCCGCTGGCCTGCGCGGTGGCCCTGGAGGTGCTCGCGCTGCTGCGCACGGGCGAGTACCAGGAGCGGGCGGCCCGGCTGGGCGAGGTGCTGCACCGGCGGCTGTCGGAGCTCGCGCGCGGCACGAGCGGCACCGGTCCGGTGACCCAGGTGCGCGGGCGGGGGCTGTGGGCGGGGGTCGACGTGGACCCGGCGTTCGGCACCGGGCGGGAGATCTCCGAGCGGCTGCTGGAGCGGGGCGTCCTGGTCAAGGAGACCCACGGCTCCACGCTCCGCCTCGCCCCGCCACTGGTGATCTCCGAGGAGGACCTGGAGTGGGGGATCGACCGGTTCGCGGCGGTGCTCGGTGCCCCGCGGGGCTGA
- a CDS encoding YihY/virulence factor BrkB family protein, with amino-acid sequence MDWLKRLPGIGPALAQLETTHAWRSYERLDRVKWTRLAAAMTFTSFVALFPVLTLAATLGAAALSDAQQRTLQDRVADQVPGIADQLDIHGLVDNAGTVGVIAAVVLLFTGIGWVDAMRDCLRTVWELPDDEENPVLRRVKDAGVLVGFGGAVLLTLAVSVSATALVGWSADRLGVEEAGWGRALLQAAAFAVAVLADFLLLLYVLTLLPGVEPSRHRLFVAALLGALGFEILKLLLSGYIQGIAAKSMYGAFGVPVALLLWINFTAKLVLYCASWTATGSKAEEGIIRPSRGVPNPAAASGG; translated from the coding sequence ATGGACTGGCTGAAAAGACTCCCCGGCATCGGCCCCGCCCTGGCCCAGCTGGAGACCACCCACGCCTGGCGCTCCTACGAACGCCTCGACCGCGTCAAGTGGACCCGCCTCGCCGCCGCGATGACCTTCACCAGCTTCGTCGCCCTCTTCCCCGTCCTCACCCTCGCCGCCACCCTCGGCGCCGCCGCCCTCAGCGACGCCCAGCAGCGCACCCTCCAGGACCGCGTCGCCGACCAGGTCCCCGGCATCGCCGACCAGCTCGACATCCACGGCCTGGTCGACAACGCCGGCACCGTCGGCGTCATCGCGGCCGTCGTGCTGCTGTTCACCGGCATCGGCTGGGTCGACGCCATGCGGGACTGTCTGCGCACGGTCTGGGAACTGCCCGACGACGAGGAGAACCCGGTCCTGCGCCGGGTCAAGGACGCCGGTGTCCTCGTCGGCTTCGGCGGCGCCGTCCTGCTCACCCTGGCCGTGTCCGTGAGCGCCACCGCCCTGGTCGGCTGGAGCGCCGACCGGCTCGGCGTGGAGGAGGCCGGCTGGGGCCGCGCGCTGCTGCAGGCCGCCGCGTTCGCCGTCGCCGTCCTCGCCGACTTCCTCCTCCTGCTGTACGTCCTCACCCTGCTGCCCGGCGTCGAGCCGTCCCGGCACCGGCTGTTCGTCGCCGCGCTGCTCGGCGCCCTCGGCTTCGAGATCCTCAAGCTGCTGCTCAGCGGCTACATCCAGGGCATCGCCGCGAAGAGCATGTACGGCGCCTTCGGCGTGCCGGTCGCACTGCTGCTGTGGATCAACTTCACGGCCAAACTGGTGCTGTACTGCGCCTCCTGGACCGCCACCGGCAGCAAGGCCGAGGAGGGGATCATCCGTCCTTCCCGCGGCGTGCCGAACCCGGCAGCGGCCAGCGGCGGTTGA
- a CDS encoding carboxymuconolactone decarboxylase family protein, giving the protein MTTNETMTVAETEYAAEHEPRLQWAKHAPEVYKAMVRLDAAAAEGLDPKLRELVKIRASQLNHCAFCLDMHTKDALAAGESVERIVQLSAWQESRHFYTEREIAALELTEAVTVLTDGFVPDEVYARAAEHFEEGELARLIAAITVINAWNRFGVSTRMAPGHYRPGQRG; this is encoded by the coding sequence ATGACGACGAACGAGACGATGACGGTGGCGGAGACCGAGTACGCGGCCGAGCACGAGCCCCGCCTGCAGTGGGCCAAGCACGCGCCCGAGGTCTACAAGGCGATGGTCCGGCTGGACGCGGCCGCGGCGGAGGGGCTCGACCCGAAGCTGCGGGAACTGGTGAAGATCCGCGCCTCGCAGCTCAACCACTGCGCGTTCTGCCTGGACATGCACACGAAGGACGCGCTCGCGGCGGGCGAGAGCGTGGAGCGGATCGTGCAGCTCTCGGCGTGGCAGGAGTCGCGGCACTTCTACACCGAGCGGGAGATCGCGGCCCTGGAGCTGACGGAGGCGGTGACGGTCCTGACGGACGGGTTCGTCCCGGACGAGGTGTACGCGCGGGCGGCGGAGCACTTCGAGGAGGGGGAGCTGGCACGGCTGATCGCGGCGATCACCGTGATCAACGCGTGGAACCGGTTCGGGGTGTCGACGCGGATGGCGCCGGGGCACTACCGGCCGGGGCAGCGGGGCTGA
- a CDS encoding glutathionylspermidine synthase family protein gives MERRILTPRPDWQRTVEAQGLIYPLTLPPARESARAAGETVPDDAWVPYWDESAAYVFSLPEVEALEETVGELHRMCLDAAAHIVAENRFADLGITDPRIAAAVTEAWHRRAELPSLYGRFDLRYDGSGPAKLLEYNADTPTSLVEAASPQWFWMEDRFPGADQWNSLHERLVDAWRKQSALLPPGSPLYFAHSSADELGEDLMTVAYLKETAEQAGLDTDWISMEEIGWDTLSGRFVDNQLRFIRACFKLYPWEWLTSDAFAEHVLATLDNGGGTGSTLWIEPAWKMLLSNKALLAILWELHPGHPNLLPAYLDGPRELAATTGYVAKPLLGREGAGITVHEPGGGAGTGENTGAAAGAGVVLRDEPCCYQEFAPLPDFDGNRVVLGAWVVGDEPAGLGIRESAGLITDEYARFLPHVIL, from the coding sequence ATGGAACGCCGCATCCTCACCCCCCGCCCCGACTGGCAGCGCACGGTCGAGGCCCAGGGACTGATCTACCCGCTCACCCTGCCCCCCGCCCGGGAGTCCGCCCGGGCGGCGGGCGAGACCGTCCCCGACGACGCCTGGGTGCCGTACTGGGACGAGAGCGCCGCCTACGTCTTCTCGCTGCCCGAGGTCGAGGCGCTGGAGGAGACGGTCGGGGAACTGCACCGCATGTGCCTCGACGCCGCCGCCCACATCGTCGCGGAGAACCGATTCGCCGACCTCGGCATCACCGACCCGCGCATCGCCGCGGCCGTCACCGAGGCCTGGCACCGGCGCGCCGAACTCCCCTCCCTCTACGGCCGCTTCGACCTGCGCTATGACGGGAGTGGCCCGGCGAAGCTCCTTGAGTACAACGCCGACACCCCGACCTCGCTGGTCGAGGCCGCCTCCCCCCAGTGGTTCTGGATGGAGGACCGGTTCCCCGGCGCCGACCAGTGGAACTCCCTGCACGAACGCCTGGTCGACGCCTGGCGGAAGCAGTCCGCGCTGCTCCCGCCGGGCAGCCCGCTGTACTTCGCGCACTCCTCGGCGGACGAACTCGGCGAGGACCTGATGACGGTCGCCTATCTGAAGGAGACGGCGGAACAGGCCGGGCTCGACACCGACTGGATCTCCATGGAGGAGATCGGCTGGGACACACTCTCAGGACGCTTCGTCGACAACCAACTCCGCTTCATCCGCGCCTGCTTCAAGCTGTACCCGTGGGAGTGGCTCACCTCCGACGCGTTCGCCGAGCACGTCCTCGCCACCCTCGACAACGGCGGCGGCACCGGCAGCACCCTGTGGATCGAGCCCGCCTGGAAGATGCTGCTCAGCAACAAGGCGCTGCTGGCGATCCTCTGGGAACTCCACCCCGGCCACCCGAACCTGCTCCCCGCCTACCTCGACGGCCCCCGCGAACTGGCCGCCACCACCGGCTACGTCGCCAAGCCGCTGCTCGGCCGGGAGGGCGCCGGCATCACCGTGCACGAGCCGGGCGGCGGGGCGGGAACCGGAGAGAACACCGGTGCCGCGGCGGGCGCCGGGGTGGTCCTGCGGGACGAGCCCTGCTGCTACCAGGAGTTCGCCCCGCTGCCCGACTTCGACGGCAACCGGGTCGTGCTCGGCGCATGGGTCGTCGGCGACGAGCCGGCGGGCCTCGGCATCCGCGAGTCCGCCGGGCTGATCACCGACGAGTACGCCCGTTTCCTGCCGCACGTCATCCTCTGA
- a CDS encoding response regulator transcription factor, with the protein MIRVLVVDDQYLIRAGLVGLLNAAPGIEVVGEAEDGDEAVRVAAEVLPDVVLMDIRMPGTDGVRATERILAQATDPVPRVLVLTTFDLDEYVYGALRAGASGFLLKDSGPERLLAAVTAVRGGDALFAPSVTRRLVEAYAGRFGHRPQEPGPPPELDALTTREVEVLGLIGRGLSNMEIADRLYISEATVKTHLNRTMTKLDLDSRAQAVVVAYETGLVTPGG; encoded by the coding sequence ATGATCAGGGTGCTCGTCGTCGACGACCAGTACCTGATCCGGGCCGGCCTCGTGGGCCTGCTGAACGCGGCCCCCGGCATCGAGGTCGTCGGCGAGGCGGAGGACGGCGACGAGGCCGTCCGCGTCGCCGCCGAGGTCCTGCCGGACGTCGTCCTGATGGACATCCGGATGCCCGGCACCGACGGCGTCCGGGCCACCGAACGCATCCTCGCCCAGGCCACCGACCCCGTGCCGCGCGTCCTGGTGCTCACCACCTTCGACCTCGACGAGTACGTCTACGGGGCGCTTCGCGCGGGAGCCTCCGGGTTCCTGCTGAAGGACTCGGGTCCCGAACGCCTGCTGGCCGCCGTGACCGCCGTACGGGGCGGCGACGCCCTCTTCGCGCCCAGTGTCACCCGGCGGCTGGTGGAGGCGTACGCGGGACGGTTCGGGCATCGCCCCCAGGAGCCCGGACCGCCGCCGGAACTGGACGCGTTGACCACCCGTGAGGTGGAGGTCCTCGGGCTGATCGGCCGCGGCCTGTCCAACATGGAGATCGCCGACCGGCTCTACATCAGCGAGGCCACGGTCAAGACCCATCTCAACCGCACGATGACCAAGCTCGACCTGGACAGCCGGGCCCAGGCGGTGGTCGTGGCGTACGAGACGGGACTGGTCACACCCGGCGGCTGA
- a CDS encoding decaprenylphospho-beta-D-erythro-pentofuranosid-2-ulose 2-reductase produces the protein MMDGYRPPASLLVLGGTSEIALATARRLIARRTRLVWLAGRPSPALEKAAEQIRRAGAEVRTVAFDALDPEAHEAVLGKVFAEGAVDMVLLAFGVSGNQATDERDPVAAARVAQTNYTGAVSAGLVCGKALQTQGHGSLVVLSSVAGERARRSDFIYGSSKAGLDTFAQGLGDALYGTGVHVMVVRPGYVRTAASTERPDVPFTTTPEAVARAVELGLRRRSETVWVPGRLRVVMSALRHVPRPLFRLLPM, from the coding sequence ATGATGGACGGCTATCGCCCCCCCGCCTCCCTGCTCGTGCTCGGGGGTACGTCCGAGATCGCGCTCGCCACCGCCCGGCGGCTGATCGCGCGCCGGACGCGGCTCGTATGGCTGGCCGGGCGGCCCTCGCCGGCGCTGGAGAAGGCCGCCGAGCAGATCCGCCGGGCCGGCGCGGAGGTCCGCACCGTCGCCTTCGACGCGCTGGACCCCGAGGCGCACGAGGCCGTGCTCGGCAAGGTGTTCGCCGAGGGCGCCGTCGACATGGTGCTGCTGGCCTTCGGCGTGAGCGGCAACCAGGCCACCGACGAACGCGACCCGGTGGCCGCCGCCCGGGTCGCGCAGACCAACTACACCGGCGCGGTCTCGGCCGGCCTGGTGTGCGGGAAGGCGTTGCAGACGCAGGGGCACGGCTCGCTGGTCGTGCTGTCGTCCGTCGCCGGGGAGCGCGCCCGCCGCTCGGACTTCATCTACGGCTCCAGCAAGGCGGGCCTGGACACCTTCGCGCAGGGCCTGGGCGACGCCCTGTACGGCACCGGGGTGCACGTGATGGTCGTCCGCCCCGGGTACGTCCGCACGGCGGCGAGCACCGAGCGGCCGGACGTGCCGTTCACGACCACGCCGGAGGCGGTGGCGCGGGCCGTGGAGCTGGGGCTGCGGCGCCGTTCGGAGACGGTGTGGGTGCCGGGACGGCTGCGGGTGGTGATGTCGGCGCTGCGGCACGTGCCGCGGCCGCTGTTCCGGCTGCTGCCTATGTGA
- a CDS encoding PLP-dependent aminotransferase family protein → MPNQRATSALDLHLQLDRSPGTGLRRGLTAALREDVRTGRLTPGTRLPSSRVLAADLGIARNTVADAYADLVAEGWLTARQGSGTRVAERPVAAPSRPEVPPRARVRPTYDLTPGTPDLASFPRAEWLRAARRALARAPHEALGYGDPRGRPELRVALADYLARARGVRADPERILVCAGFTHGLSLLGTVLRERGVRTVAVDEYGLDVHWNVLTRAGLSTVPLPVDEHGTRTTGLTAARGGPGAVLLTPAHQFPLGVPLHPDRRAEVLDWARRTGGVVVEDDYDGEFRYDRQPVGALQSLDPDRVVYAGTASKALAPGLRLAWLVLPPALAGEAAEATGGHSRCGVLDQLTLAEFLASGAYDRHVRASRLRHRRRRDQLIAALAVRAPEVRPTGIAAGLHAVLRLPPGTEETVVREAVWQGLALHGLSSHRHPQAGPAPAADALVVGYGTPPDHAWSGALDALCRAVP, encoded by the coding sequence ATGCCGAATCAGCGGGCCACTTCCGCACTCGACCTCCACCTGCAACTGGACCGGAGCCCCGGCACCGGCCTGCGTCGCGGTCTCACCGCCGCCCTGCGCGAGGACGTCCGCACCGGTCGTCTCACCCCCGGCACCCGCCTGCCCTCCTCCCGCGTCCTCGCCGCCGACCTCGGGATCGCCCGCAACACGGTCGCCGACGCCTACGCCGACCTCGTCGCCGAGGGCTGGCTCACCGCCCGCCAGGGCTCCGGCACCCGGGTCGCCGAGCGTCCGGTCGCCGCACCCAGCCGCCCCGAGGTCCCGCCCCGCGCCCGCGTCCGTCCCACGTACGACCTCACCCCCGGCACCCCCGACCTCGCCTCCTTCCCCCGTGCCGAATGGCTCCGCGCCGCCCGCCGCGCCCTGGCCCGCGCCCCGCACGAGGCCCTCGGCTACGGCGACCCGCGCGGCCGCCCCGAACTGCGCGTCGCGCTCGCCGACTACCTCGCCCGCGCCCGCGGTGTGCGCGCCGACCCCGAACGCATCCTGGTCTGCGCCGGTTTCACCCACGGGCTGTCGCTGCTGGGCACCGTGCTGCGGGAGCGCGGGGTGCGCACGGTCGCGGTGGACGAGTACGGCCTCGACGTCCACTGGAACGTCCTGACCCGCGCCGGGCTGAGCACCGTCCCCCTCCCGGTCGACGAACACGGCACCCGCACCACCGGGTTGACCGCCGCCCGCGGCGGACCGGGGGCCGTCCTCCTCACCCCCGCGCACCAGTTCCCGCTCGGCGTGCCCCTGCACCCCGACCGGCGCGCGGAGGTCCTGGACTGGGCCCGGCGCACCGGCGGCGTGGTCGTGGAGGACGACTACGACGGCGAGTTCCGCTACGACCGCCAGCCGGTCGGCGCGCTCCAGAGCCTCGACCCCGACCGCGTCGTCTACGCGGGCACCGCCAGCAAGGCCCTCGCCCCCGGGCTGCGGCTGGCCTGGCTGGTGCTGCCGCCCGCGCTGGCCGGGGAGGCGGCGGAGGCGACCGGCGGCCACAGCCGCTGCGGCGTCCTCGACCAGCTCACCCTCGCCGAGTTCCTCGCCTCCGGCGCCTACGACCGTCATGTGCGCGCCTCCCGGCTGCGTCACCGGCGCCGCCGTGACCAGCTCATTGCCGCGCTCGCCGTCCGCGCCCCCGAGGTGCGGCCCACCGGCATCGCGGCCGGACTGCACGCGGTGCTGCGGCTGCCCCCGGGCACCGAGGAGACGGTGGTGCGGGAGGCCGTCTGGCAGGGCCTCGCCCTGCACGGTCTGTCCTCGCACCGCCACCCGCAGGCCGGCCCCGCCCCGGCGGCGGACGCCCTCGTCGTCGGCTACGGCACGCCCCCCGACCACGCCTGGTCCGGAGCCCTCGACGCCCTGTGCCGGGCGGTGCCGTAA
- a CDS encoding malate dehydrogenase produces the protein MTRTPVNVTVTGAAGQIGYALLFRIASGQLLGADVPVKLRLLEITPALKAAEGTAMELDDCAFPLLRGIDISDDPNVAFDGTNVALLVGARPRTKGMERGDLLEANGGIFKPQGKAINDNAADDVKVLVVGNPANTNALIAQAAAPDVPAERFTAMTRLDHNRALTQLAKKAGVTVSDIQRLTIWGNHSATQYPDIFNARIDGKSAAEVVGDEKWLAEEFIPTVAKRGAAIIEARGASSAASAANAAIDHVHTWVNGTADGDWTSMAVPSDGSYGVPEGIISSFPVTTKDGRYEIVQGLDVNEFSRARIDASVKELTDERDAVRGLGLI, from the coding sequence ATGACCCGCACTCCCGTGAACGTCACCGTCACCGGCGCGGCCGGCCAGATCGGTTACGCCCTGCTCTTCCGCATCGCCTCCGGCCAGCTGCTCGGCGCGGACGTGCCGGTCAAGCTGCGCCTGCTGGAGATCACCCCGGCGCTCAAGGCCGCCGAGGGGACCGCCATGGAGCTGGACGACTGCGCGTTCCCGCTGCTGCGGGGCATCGACATCAGTGACGACCCGAACGTCGCGTTCGACGGCACCAACGTCGCCCTCCTCGTCGGCGCCCGCCCCCGCACCAAGGGCATGGAGCGCGGCGACCTCCTGGAGGCCAACGGCGGCATCTTCAAGCCGCAGGGCAAGGCGATCAACGACAACGCCGCGGACGACGTCAAGGTCCTGGTCGTCGGCAACCCGGCGAACACCAACGCGCTCATCGCCCAGGCCGCCGCCCCGGACGTACCGGCCGAGCGCTTCACCGCGATGACCCGTCTGGACCACAACCGCGCGCTGACCCAGCTCGCGAAGAAGGCCGGCGTCACCGTCTCCGACATCCAGCGCCTGACCATCTGGGGCAACCACTCCGCCACCCAGTACCCGGACATCTTCAACGCCCGGATCGACGGCAAGTCCGCGGCCGAGGTCGTGGGCGACGAGAAGTGGCTGGCCGAGGAGTTCATCCCGACCGTCGCCAAGCGCGGTGCCGCCATCATCGAGGCCCGCGGCGCCTCTTCCGCCGCGTCGGCCGCCAACGCCGCGATCGACCACGTCCACACCTGGGTCAACGGCACCGCCGACGGCGACTGGACCTCCATGGCCGTCCCGTCCGACGGCTCCTACGGCGTGCCCGAGGGGATCATCTCCTCCTTCCCGGTCACCACCAAGGACGGCCGGTACGAGATCGTCCAGGGCCTGGACGTCAACGAGTTCTCGCGCGCCCGCATCGACGCCTCCGTCAAGGAGCTCACGGACGAGCGCGACGCGGTCCGCGGCCTCGGTCTGATCTGA
- a CDS encoding XRE family transcriptional regulator encodes MPRWKGLPEELDPRLGEFVGRLRWLVDRSGLSVAAVADRTGYSRTSWDRYLHGRLLAPKGAVVALAEVTGTDPEDLTTLWESAERAWSRSETRQDMTRQALRIARARDALADPAPAPSAAVRPGVAGGAAGAGPTPPSSSSMPTRPEASGSGPRADGVPRDAAPPGAQDRPRPGARRRRPVLLLTAVAGTLAVVLGAVWLTSDGERRPEARPRATTPATAASTVPTLPAGVRCAGDACVGKDPERMGCGGARARTTTSVTVGTTLVEVRYSEVCGAAWGRITRAVRGDRVTVRVVAPDGATAEGRVQRGTVGGGPDGADGAAGENPADTDAYTPMVRVGGAGGAEVCAMLASGLDGCAE; translated from the coding sequence ATGCCTCGGTGGAAGGGCCTGCCGGAGGAACTCGATCCACGGCTCGGGGAGTTCGTGGGCCGGCTTCGGTGGCTCGTGGACCGCAGCGGGCTGAGTGTCGCCGCGGTGGCCGACCGGACGGGCTACAGCAGGACGTCCTGGGACCGGTATCTCCACGGGCGGCTGCTCGCGCCCAAGGGCGCGGTCGTCGCGCTGGCCGAGGTCACGGGGACCGACCCCGAGGACCTCACCACGCTGTGGGAGTCGGCGGAACGGGCATGGAGCCGCTCGGAGACACGGCAGGACATGACGAGGCAGGCGCTGCGGATCGCGCGGGCACGGGACGCACTCGCGGATCCCGCGCCCGCCCCCTCCGCGGCGGTCCGGCCCGGGGTGGCCGGTGGTGCGGCCGGAGCCGGCCCGACTCCGCCGTCGTCGTCGTCAATGCCGACGCGGCCCGAGGCGTCGGGCAGCGGCCCCCGGGCCGACGGTGTCCCGAGGGACGCCGCGCCGCCGGGTGCGCAGGACCGGCCCCGGCCGGGGGCGCGGCGGCGCCGTCCGGTGCTGCTCCTCACGGCGGTCGCCGGGACGCTCGCCGTGGTGCTGGGCGCGGTGTGGCTCACCTCGGACGGCGAGCGGCGGCCGGAGGCACGGCCGCGCGCCACGACCCCGGCCACCGCGGCGAGCACCGTGCCGACACTGCCCGCCGGGGTCCGGTGCGCAGGGGACGCCTGCGTCGGCAAGGACCCCGAGCGGATGGGCTGCGGCGGGGCGCGGGCCCGGACGACGACGAGCGTCACCGTGGGGACGACGCTGGTGGAGGTGCGCTACAGCGAGGTGTGCGGGGCGGCCTGGGGAAGGATCACCCGGGCGGTCCGGGGAGACAGGGTCACGGTGCGGGTGGTGGCCCCCGACGGAGCCACGGCCGAGGGACGCGTGCAGCGGGGAACCGTCGGGGGCGGGCCGGACGGAGCGGACGGAGCGGCCGGGGAGAACCCGGCGGACACGGACGCGTACACCCCGATGGTGCGGGTGGGGGGCGCCGGAGGCGCCGAGGTGTGCGCGATGCTGGCGTCCGGGCTGGACGGATGCGCGGAGTAG